The proteins below are encoded in one region of Peribacillus muralis:
- the iadA gene encoding beta-aspartyl-peptidase, translating into MLTLIKNGEIYGPEYMGQKDILLVGRQIGFIEGNIDRPENFVQCDVIDASGQIVVPGFIDAHVHIIGGGGEGGFKTRTPEIQLTDATLAGITTLVGVIGTDGTTRSMPALIAKARALEEEGISSFVQTGSYHLPVKTLTGSVEDDLILVDKIIGVGEIAIADHRSSQPTAAELAKLASQARNGGLLSGKGGIVNIHVGDSQNLLKVIEEVVETTDIPITQFYPTHINRNPDVFKAGLLYAKKGGYIDFTTSTVKKFLEEGEVKASTAIKLALEEGVDINQITLTSDGQASLPDFDDDGKLQGLSMGTCMSLYDSVVDAILADGVATADAMRVVTENPANILKLANKGQLKAGNDADIIIMDKHTFEIDTVIAMGQVMVKEGAAVVKGTFEK; encoded by the coding sequence ATGCTAACACTTATAAAAAATGGGGAGATTTATGGACCGGAATATATGGGTCAAAAAGATATCCTTTTGGTCGGAAGGCAAATCGGTTTCATTGAGGGTAATATTGATCGACCTGAAAATTTCGTTCAATGTGACGTGATTGATGCGAGCGGGCAAATCGTAGTTCCGGGGTTTATAGATGCTCATGTACATATCATCGGCGGCGGCGGTGAGGGTGGCTTCAAGACGAGGACACCGGAAATCCAATTGACGGATGCAACGCTGGCAGGGATAACGACATTGGTCGGCGTGATCGGTACGGATGGAACGACAAGGTCGATGCCGGCACTTATAGCTAAAGCAAGAGCGCTTGAAGAAGAAGGGATAAGCTCTTTCGTTCAAACTGGATCTTATCATCTTCCAGTCAAGACGTTAACCGGTTCGGTCGAGGACGATTTGATTCTTGTGGATAAAATCATTGGTGTCGGAGAGATCGCCATTGCGGACCATCGTTCATCGCAGCCGACTGCGGCAGAGCTTGCCAAACTTGCTTCGCAGGCACGTAATGGAGGTCTGCTTTCCGGAAAAGGGGGAATCGTGAATATTCATGTGGGCGACAGTCAAAATCTATTGAAGGTAATCGAGGAAGTCGTCGAAACAACGGATATACCGATCACTCAGTTTTACCCGACGCATATCAATCGGAATCCGGACGTTTTCAAAGCAGGTTTGTTATATGCAAAAAAAGGCGGCTATATAGACTTTACGACCAGTACGGTCAAGAAATTCCTGGAAGAAGGCGAAGTGAAAGCAAGTACAGCCATAAAATTGGCACTCGAAGAAGGCGTTGATATCAATCAGATCACCTTAACTTCAGATGGGCAAGCAAGCCTTCCCGACTTCGATGATGATGGGAAACTGCAAGGATTGAGCATGGGGACGTGCATGTCCCTCTATGATTCCGTAGTCGATGCGATTCTGGCGGATGGAGTGGCAACGGCTGACGCCATGCGGGTCGTGACGGAAAACCCAGCAAATATCTTAAAGCTGGCAAATAAGGGCCAGCTTAAGGCGGGGAATGACGCGGATATCATCATAATGGATAAGCATACTTTTGAAATCGATACCGTCATCGCGATGGGACAGGTCATGGTCAAAGAGGGAGCGGCGGTCGTGAAAGGAACATTTGAAAAATAG
- the pdhA gene encoding pyruvate dehydrogenase (acetyl-transferring) E1 component subunit alpha — translation MEKTGNPIMKAHSNGDEPDMYHVLNPDGEIIESIDGKIDKSLMLKMYESMLLLRTFDRKSVNLQRQGRMGTYAPFEGQEAAQVGSALALSAGDWMFPTYRDHGAAIIHGQELYRVFLYWMAHLDGSVCPEGKRILPPSVPIATQMVHAVGTAWASKLKGEENVSIAYFGDGATSEGDFHEALNFAGVYKTPTIFFCQNNGYAISVPFEKQSSSKTISQRAAAYDIHGVRVDGNDIFAVWLTVREAVERALSGQGPTLIEAITFRYGAHTTADNPNIYRNQDEVSTFWRENRDPLTRLKKFLHREGHWNEEQEDKTIKQFNELIDTHLQKAEAYPKSSPVEMFDHVYAGGSWHLKEQQQELKQILKKGVKK, via the coding sequence ATGGAAAAGACGGGAAACCCAATAATGAAAGCGCATTCAAATGGTGACGAGCCAGATATGTATCATGTATTGAATCCCGATGGAGAAATCATCGAATCCATTGATGGAAAAATTGATAAATCACTGATGCTGAAGATGTATGAAAGCATGCTTTTACTCAGGACCTTTGACCGTAAATCAGTTAATCTCCAGCGTCAAGGAAGAATGGGGACGTATGCGCCATTCGAAGGACAGGAGGCAGCCCAGGTAGGGAGTGCATTAGCGTTGTCGGCAGGGGATTGGATGTTTCCCACATACCGTGATCATGGGGCGGCAATCATCCACGGCCAGGAATTATACCGTGTTTTCCTGTATTGGATGGCGCATTTGGACGGCTCGGTCTGTCCGGAAGGAAAGAGGATACTGCCCCCTAGTGTCCCGATTGCCACTCAAATGGTTCATGCGGTAGGAACGGCTTGGGCAAGTAAGCTGAAAGGGGAAGAGAATGTGAGCATTGCTTATTTTGGTGATGGCGCCACTTCTGAAGGGGACTTTCATGAGGCACTCAATTTTGCTGGGGTCTATAAAACCCCGACGATCTTTTTCTGCCAAAACAATGGCTACGCAATCAGTGTCCCGTTTGAAAAGCAATCCTCCTCTAAAACGATTTCCCAGCGAGCAGCCGCATATGACATTCATGGCGTCCGAGTGGATGGAAATGATATTTTTGCAGTTTGGCTGACCGTGAGGGAGGCTGTCGAAAGAGCGCTTAGCGGCCAAGGACCCACTCTGATAGAAGCGATTACTTTTCGCTATGGCGCCCATACTACGGCAGATAACCCGAACATATATCGGAACCAAGACGAAGTTTCAACATTTTGGAGGGAAAATCGAGATCCGTTAACTCGTCTTAAAAAGTTTTTGCACAGAGAAGGTCACTGGAATGAGGAGCAGGAAGACAAGACCATCAAGCAGTTCAATGAACTGATAGATACCCACCTTCAAAAAGCCGAAGCTTATCCGAAATCGTCACCTGTTGAAATGTTCGATCATGTATACGCAGGGGGGTCATGGCATCTAAAGGAACAGCAGCAAGAATTGAAGCAAATCCTGAAGAAGGGTGTGAAAAAATGA
- a CDS encoding alpha-ketoacid dehydrogenase subunit beta — protein sequence MGKSVTMLQAITEAMDQKLDHDERVMILGEDIGVNGGVFRSTEGLYEKYGRDRVVDTPLAEAGIIGSAIGLSLNGMVPIVEIQFLAFIYPGFEQLVSHAARMRYRTRGQFGVPLVIRTPYGAGIRGPELHSESVETFFAHTPGLKVVAPSNPYDAKGLLISAIEDPDPVIFLEPTKLYRAFKEEVPDEMYRIPIGQAKVVQEGSDLTIFAWGAMLREALNAAKKIEKEKGWKCEVVDLRTLYPLDRDTIVQSIKKTGRALIVHEAHKTAGLGAEIISIINDEALIYLKAPIKRVTGFDVPVPPFSIEDHYLPTVERVKQGIVETISF from the coding sequence ATGGGCAAAAGCGTAACGATGCTACAGGCCATTACGGAAGCAATGGATCAAAAGCTTGATCATGATGAGCGTGTCATGATTTTGGGAGAGGACATTGGGGTGAACGGAGGGGTATTTAGGTCGACGGAAGGGCTTTATGAGAAGTATGGCAGAGATCGCGTTGTCGATACTCCGTTGGCAGAGGCTGGGATCATCGGTTCTGCCATCGGTTTATCGCTTAATGGGATGGTGCCGATAGTGGAGATTCAATTCCTTGCCTTTATTTATCCTGGATTCGAACAGCTCGTGTCACATGCAGCCCGTATGAGATATCGGACCCGTGGTCAATTCGGGGTGCCCCTGGTGATTCGTACGCCTTATGGAGCGGGAATAAGAGGTCCTGAACTTCATTCAGAGAGTGTCGAAACCTTCTTTGCCCATACCCCTGGTTTAAAGGTGGTGGCACCAAGCAATCCTTACGATGCGAAGGGGCTGCTCATTTCTGCCATTGAAGATCCTGACCCGGTCATCTTCTTGGAACCGACTAAATTATATCGGGCTTTTAAGGAGGAAGTACCGGATGAAATGTACCGAATCCCGATCGGTCAGGCAAAAGTGGTCCAGGAGGGGAGTGATCTGACCATTTTTGCCTGGGGGGCCATGTTAAGGGAAGCGTTGAATGCTGCGAAAAAAATTGAAAAAGAAAAAGGCTGGAAGTGTGAAGTGGTCGACCTTCGTACATTGTACCCCTTGGATCGTGATACCATCGTACAGTCCATTAAAAAAACAGGTCGTGCACTGATAGTCCATGAAGCTCATAAGACAGCTGGATTAGGTGCGGAAATCATCTCCATCATTAATGATGAAGCGCTTATTTATCTGAAAGCACCGATTAAACGTGTGACTGGATTTGATGTACCAGTGCCGCCGTTTTCCATAGAAGATCATTATCTCCCAACTGTCGAACGTGTTAAACAGGGGATAGTTGAAACGATTTCATTCTAA
- a CDS encoding dihydrolipoamide acetyltransferase family protein: MIEFKLPDVGEGMHEGEIIQWLIKEGDAVKQDQPIVEVQTDKVNAELTAPITGVVKNILFSAGDTVEVGTTIFTIQEANEMSLTEAVSGESDNSPEQCGEEKRTDRLPSQWQFEAGRALATPFVRQMARELKVDIQLVKGTGPAGRIIESDLQQFVEADPVFREHLNQGGNETILREPEPKKKAEQPKVAGTEPEERILLKGIRKKIAEHMVKSVSAIPHVTHVEELEMDALKELKDQLKAYSEDKEIKLTFLPFFVKAIVIALKEFQTLNASIDEKTNEIILKHYYHIGIATNTNEGLIVPVIKHADQKTIFQLADEIRQLATEAREGKLRLEQITGSTFTISNVGPIGGMHATPIINYPEAAILALHKMEPRTVVRDMEGVIRLMMNMSLSFDHRLIDGVTAVQFTNRVKELLENPIRLVVEMR; this comes from the coding sequence ATGATTGAATTCAAACTTCCTGATGTAGGGGAAGGAATGCATGAAGGGGAAATCATTCAATGGCTCATCAAAGAAGGGGATGCAGTGAAGCAGGACCAACCAATCGTTGAGGTGCAAACGGATAAGGTCAATGCGGAATTGACTGCACCTATAACCGGGGTTGTAAAGAATATCCTTTTTTCGGCAGGCGATACCGTTGAAGTCGGGACCACCATATTCACCATTCAGGAAGCGAACGAAATGTCTTTAACGGAAGCGGTTAGTGGTGAAAGTGATAACAGCCCCGAGCAATGTGGTGAAGAAAAACGAACAGATCGACTGCCAAGTCAATGGCAATTCGAAGCAGGACGTGCATTGGCTACACCGTTCGTACGTCAAATGGCTAGGGAGTTGAAGGTTGATATTCAGCTGGTCAAAGGGACGGGACCTGCAGGGCGGATAATTGAAAGTGACCTGCAGCAGTTTGTAGAAGCTGATCCGGTCTTCCGGGAACATCTAAATCAAGGCGGCAATGAAACGATTCTTCGAGAGCCGGAGCCGAAAAAGAAAGCCGAACAGCCAAAGGTTGCGGGTACTGAGCCCGAGGAGCGCATCCTGCTTAAGGGGATCCGTAAGAAAATCGCTGAGCATATGGTGAAATCCGTTTCCGCCATACCTCATGTCACCCATGTGGAAGAATTGGAAATGGATGCATTGAAGGAATTGAAGGATCAATTAAAGGCATATTCCGAAGACAAAGAAATCAAATTGACTTTTTTACCGTTTTTCGTCAAGGCCATCGTCATTGCTTTAAAGGAGTTCCAAACCTTAAATGCTTCAATAGATGAGAAGACCAATGAAATCATCTTGAAACACTATTACCATATAGGCATTGCTACGAATACGAACGAGGGTCTGATTGTTCCCGTCATAAAACATGCAGATCAAAAGACGATTTTCCAATTGGCTGATGAAATAAGGCAGTTGGCAACTGAAGCAAGAGAGGGAAAGCTGAGACTGGAGCAAATTACAGGAAGTACATTTACCATCAGTAATGTAGGTCCGATCGGAGGGATGCACGCGACCCCGATCATCAATTATCCTGAAGCGGCGATATTGGCGCTGCATAAAATGGAGCCGCGCACGGTCGTTAGGGATATGGAGGGTGTTATCCGTTTGATGATGAATATGTCCTTATCCTTCGATCATCGCTTGATTGATGGGGTTACAGCTGTGCAGTTTACCAATCGGGTCAAGGAACTGCTGGAGAATCCAATTCGTTTAGTTGTGGAGATGAGATAA
- the lpdA gene encoding dihydrolipoyl dehydrogenase — MVVGEVAVETDVLIMGGGPGGYTAAIRLGQLGKTVVLVEKDRLGGVCLNRGCIPSKALIHTADQFQKLSDLGRMGIKLPQESIKMDLNVWQDWKGGVISRLTQGIAHLCKENGVTVVQGEATFLSDDRIGVETDGDFETYKFEHAIIATGSRPLIPPYIKVDGKYILDSTASLQLQEIPASLSIIGGGYIGIELGMAFAKLGTNVTIIEMANRILPQVSENLVKEVIRNTKKLGMNLITSAKVEKASVVEGQVHLHIQSEKLGSQVIVSEKSLVTIGRIPNTEEIGLNRAEVVAGEKGHITVDVECRTNVPHIFAIGDITPGPALAHRAAKQGVVAAEVICGMPSANDSGYVPYVIFSEPQIAGVGITREEAERRGYSVKTGQFPFSANGRALATNEPNGFAEVIVDERSHILLGLHLVGPDASNLIGEGVLALELAARIEDIALSIHPHPTLSEVWMEAAEAALGHAIHIVNN; from the coding sequence ATGGTAGTAGGGGAAGTTGCTGTAGAAACCGATGTTTTAATCATGGGAGGCGGTCCGGGGGGGTATACTGCGGCAATCCGTCTCGGACAGTTAGGGAAAACGGTCGTCCTTGTTGAAAAGGATAGGCTCGGAGGAGTTTGCCTCAATAGGGGATGCATCCCTTCCAAGGCTCTGATACACACGGCTGACCAATTTCAAAAGCTTAGCGATTTAGGGAGAATGGGGATCAAGCTTCCTCAGGAAAGTATCAAGATGGATCTTAATGTTTGGCAGGATTGGAAGGGTGGAGTCATTTCCCGGTTGACTCAGGGGATAGCCCATTTGTGTAAAGAAAATGGAGTAACCGTGGTTCAAGGTGAAGCGACCTTTTTATCGGATGACCGGATCGGTGTGGAAACCGATGGAGATTTTGAAACCTACAAGTTTGAACACGCAATCATTGCGACAGGGTCCAGGCCGCTCATTCCGCCATACATCAAAGTGGATGGAAAGTATATACTGGATTCGACTGCATCCTTGCAGCTGCAGGAAATTCCAGCTAGCCTTTCGATCATCGGCGGGGGCTATATCGGAATTGAGTTGGGCATGGCCTTTGCAAAGCTAGGCACTAACGTGACCATCATCGAGATGGCCAATCGCATTCTTCCCCAAGTTTCAGAAAACCTGGTCAAGGAGGTCATCCGTAATACGAAGAAGCTCGGAATGAATCTAATAACATCGGCCAAAGTAGAAAAGGCTAGCGTAGTCGAAGGCCAGGTGCATCTTCATATTCAATCGGAAAAACTGGGTTCGCAAGTGATCGTCAGCGAAAAGTCGCTTGTTACAATCGGAAGAATTCCCAATACGGAAGAAATAGGTCTGAATCGGGCTGAGGTTGTGGCAGGGGAGAAGGGGCATATAACGGTTGATGTGGAATGCCGAACAAATGTGCCGCACATCTTTGCCATCGGAGACATTACGCCTGGCCCGGCTCTTGCTCATCGGGCGGCCAAACAGGGGGTGGTGGCAGCGGAAGTGATTTGTGGGATGCCTAGTGCCAATGATTCAGGCTATGTACCATATGTCATCTTCTCGGAGCCGCAAATAGCAGGAGTGGGGATCACTCGTGAAGAGGCCGAGAGACGGGGCTACAGTGTCAAGACCGGCCAATTCCCTTTCAGCGCGAACGGCAGGGCACTTGCGACGAATGAACCGAATGGGTTTGCTGAAGTGATCGTGGATGAGCGTAGCCACATATTGCTTGGTTTGCATTTGGTTGGTCCTGATGCCTCCAACCTGATAGGCGAAGGCGTCCTCGCCCTTGAGTTGGCGGCACGCATCGAAGACATAGCCCTTAGCATCCATCCGCATCCAACATTATCGGAGGTATGGATGGAAGCCGCGGAAGCGGCCTTAGGACATGCGATTCACATCGTGAATAATTAA
- a CDS encoding amino acid permease: MGTNGGSLQKRLLPRHISMMAMGGAIGTGIFKGSAETISLAGPGVIFTYIFAGLLLLVVMGAIAEMAIAYPNTNMKGFIRKAFGKRSSFIIGWMYCFMWLSVCVIEIVVAGSFLQYWLPAIPLWALSLACAALIIGVNMMNVKNYGEFEFWFAGIKIAMIILFIILGACILFGIIPSGGANYLQNFTGHGGFFPNGWMSIFSALLIVMFSYGGSELIGLTVTEAKDAERVLPKVIKNYIWRIVLFFTLPILVICGLIPWDEITDQSSPFVQVLSMSGFQGSAHIMNFILITAVLSAANSGIYGCTRMLHSLAAEGEAPKSFSYVSKNGVPMYSLVLSAVVLVAGSMITYVAQDKAFLLLMAIPGFVVSLVWISICFAQLKLRRSYTKIPSFKVWGFPYVTTFAAITLSIITLSFVFSEQNRISIITCLLVLAALTVISIFKFKRADGEEPTIIKKDLIK; the protein is encoded by the coding sequence ATGGGAACAAATGGTGGATCACTTCAAAAGAGATTGCTGCCGCGGCATATTAGCATGATGGCAATGGGGGGGGCAATCGGTACCGGGATTTTTAAAGGAAGTGCCGAAACCATATCATTAGCGGGACCGGGCGTCATTTTCACTTATATTTTTGCAGGACTATTACTTCTTGTCGTCATGGGAGCCATTGCCGAGATGGCGATCGCTTACCCGAATACGAATATGAAGGGTTTCATTCGGAAAGCATTCGGAAAGCGCAGCTCCTTCATTATTGGCTGGATGTATTGTTTCATGTGGCTGTCCGTGTGTGTCATCGAGATAGTGGTGGCAGGAAGCTTCTTGCAATACTGGCTCCCGGCAATTCCGCTATGGGCATTAAGCTTGGCGTGTGCAGCCTTGATCATTGGCGTCAATATGATGAATGTAAAAAATTATGGTGAATTCGAATTTTGGTTTGCAGGTATAAAAATTGCGATGATCATTTTATTCATTATATTGGGAGCTTGTATTTTATTTGGAATCATCCCAAGTGGCGGAGCTAATTATCTTCAGAACTTTACAGGGCATGGCGGTTTCTTTCCTAATGGCTGGATGTCCATCTTTTCGGCATTATTGATCGTGATGTTCTCATATGGCGGTTCCGAGTTAATCGGATTGACGGTAACGGAAGCAAAGGATGCAGAGCGCGTCCTGCCGAAGGTCATCAAAAACTATATTTGGAGAATCGTTTTATTCTTCACTTTGCCGATACTTGTCATCTGCGGGCTGATTCCATGGGACGAGATTACCGACCAATCGAGTCCTTTTGTCCAAGTTCTATCGATGTCCGGCTTTCAGGGGTCTGCCCACATCATGAACTTCATTCTTATTACGGCTGTCTTATCCGCCGCTAATTCCGGAATATATGGTTGTACCCGGATGCTGCATTCTTTGGCAGCAGAAGGCGAAGCGCCCAAATCGTTCTCATATGTTTCTAAAAATGGCGTTCCGATGTACAGTTTGGTGCTTAGTGCCGTTGTTTTGGTGGCCGGTTCGATGATCACCTACGTTGCACAGGATAAAGCATTTCTTTTGTTAATGGCGATACCGGGCTTTGTCGTTTCACTAGTATGGATCAGCATTTGTTTTGCGCAGCTAAAACTTCGCCGTTCATATACTAAGATTCCGAGCTTTAAAGTGTGGGGTTTCCCATATGTAACGACATTTGCAGCCATCACTTTAAGCATCATTACCCTCAGTTTCGTGTTTAGTGAACAGAATCGGATCAGTATTATTACGTGTCTTCTCGTGTTGGCTGCTTTAACCGTCATTTCGATTTTCAAATTTAAAAGGGCGGATGGTGAGGAACCAACCATCATAAAAAAGGATTTGATTAAATGA
- the hisC gene encoding histidinol-phosphate transaminase, with amino-acid sequence MTFKKIPVRKKIEELRPYVSGKPIEEVQRELGLETIVKLASNENPYGCSSLAKEAMIAEMEQASFYPEGLAPSLAEKLARKLSIKQDQIILGNGSDEVIRLLTRTYIQPNDEVIMADVTFPRYETNVLIDGGTPVMIPLMNGVHDLQRMYDAITENTRMIFVCNPNNPTGTIVQKERLRAFIEKVPKHILLVVDEAYYEYVNDGDYLETLPLLNNHANLVILRTFSKIHGLAALRIGYGIMDAPIIQELIKVKEPFNTNRLAQAAAFASLDDDTFVEQCARRNEEGRNYLETELTRMGLSFFPSHANFLMIKLNQPGKDVFEKLLTSGVITRSGHLLGYADTIRVTIGTSLENEKFITCLQNAINEKTSV; translated from the coding sequence TTGACCTTTAAGAAAATCCCGGTGCGAAAAAAGATTGAGGAATTACGTCCTTATGTTTCCGGCAAACCGATTGAAGAGGTGCAACGCGAATTGGGCCTTGAAACAATCGTCAAATTGGCCTCCAATGAAAATCCATACGGCTGCTCATCCCTGGCTAAGGAAGCCATGATTGCCGAAATGGAGCAAGCATCCTTTTACCCAGAAGGCTTGGCTCCTTCATTAGCTGAAAAACTGGCAAGGAAATTATCCATTAAACAAGATCAAATCATATTGGGGAATGGATCGGATGAAGTGATCCGGCTATTAACAAGAACGTATATCCAACCAAATGATGAAGTCATCATGGCAGATGTTACCTTTCCGCGTTATGAAACGAATGTTTTGATAGACGGCGGAACGCCTGTCATGATCCCTCTCATGAATGGCGTGCATGACCTTCAGCGGATGTATGACGCCATAACGGAAAATACGAGAATGATATTTGTCTGTAATCCCAATAATCCGACAGGAACGATCGTTCAAAAGGAAAGGTTAAGAGCCTTCATCGAGAAAGTACCGAAACATATTTTACTGGTTGTTGACGAAGCTTACTATGAGTATGTCAATGATGGAGACTATTTGGAAACCTTGCCACTTTTAAATAATCATGCAAATCTTGTCATCTTACGTACGTTTTCAAAAATTCATGGCTTGGCTGCATTAAGGATCGGATACGGTATAATGGACGCCCCCATCATCCAAGAGCTCATCAAAGTGAAAGAACCATTCAACACGAACCGGCTTGCTCAGGCTGCAGCCTTCGCTTCATTGGATGACGATACTTTCGTGGAGCAATGCGCCCGCAGGAACGAGGAAGGAAGAAATTATTTGGAAACCGAACTGACCAGGATGGGCTTGTCATTCTTCCCTTCACATGCCAATTTCTTAATGATCAAGCTTAACCAGCCGGGCAAGGATGTTTTCGAAAAGCTATTGACTTCCGGGGTCATCACCCGTTCTGGTCATTTGCTTGGTTATGCGGATACTATCCGTGTGACCATCGGCACTTCGCTTGAAAATGAAAAGTTCATAACATGCTTGCAAAATGCAATCAATGAAAAGACTAGTGTTTGA
- a CDS encoding Lrp/AsnC family transcriptional regulator produces the protein MDEIDVSLLELLQMNGRMTISELSKKLTLSRPSISERMYRLQEKGIIEGFSARVSPTAIGRAVLVFIQVSELKVSVSDFEQLVINDLDIIECHRVTGTVGYFLKAALADMDSMRLLIDRLIPYGHLNTSIVLTSPVPSRSILPKVSE, from the coding sequence ATGGATGAAATAGATGTCAGTTTGCTGGAGCTTTTACAGATGAATGGACGCATGACCATTAGTGAACTATCAAAGAAATTGACCTTAAGTCGACCAAGCATTTCCGAACGGATGTATCGACTCCAGGAGAAGGGAATCATCGAGGGCTTCAGTGCAAGGGTTTCACCGACCGCAATCGGGAGAGCGGTGCTCGTTTTCATTCAAGTGAGTGAACTTAAGGTTTCCGTTTCCGACTTCGAGCAATTAGTGATAAATGATTTGGATATTATCGAATGCCATCGCGTTACGGGGACGGTGGGGTATTTTCTAAAGGCGGCTTTAGCCGATATGGACAGCATGAGATTACTCATCGATCGCTTAATTCCCTATGGGCATCTGAATACTTCCATAGTCTTGACATCCCCTGTTCCTTCACGCTCCATCCTTCCGAAGGTCAGTGAATGA